From the genome of Chromatiales bacterium, one region includes:
- a CDS encoding iron ABC transporter permease, whose product MNPNPVASPQPVTRPRRLALPDAWGVGVVATALLLSLPVLVVFSFIFYPAGDVWRHLAETVLADYVVNSLLLMVGVAIGTLTMGISTAWLTSMCEFPGRRFFEWALLLPMAVPAYIIAYTYTGMLGFEGPIQDALREAFGWGYGDYWFPEIRSLGGAIAMLSLVLYPYVYLLARAGFLEQSVCVLEVSRTLGLGPWASFFRVALPLARPAIITGLSLALMETLADYGTVQYFGVSTFTTGIFRTWFGLGDSAAAAQLSALLMGFVFLLIVLERWSRRRARFHHTSNRYLQLPRHRLSGTRLALALLACLLPLLLGFVVPAGQLAVWAWQTAGTMVDADFIALTWNSLMLASLAALIAVGLALLMGYGKRLRPTPLMVASVRVAAMGYAVPGTVIAVGVMLPFAWTDNAIDAWMRAQFGISTGLILSGTLVALLFAYTVRFLAVSIQTVEAGLGKIRPTMDDAARSLGMPPRQVLRKIHMPIMRGTLLTAILLVFVDVLKELPATLILRPFNFNTLAVRTFELASDERLADASTAALAIVVAGIVPVIILSRSISRSRPGHEHAA is encoded by the coding sequence ATGAATCCGAACCCGGTGGCATCACCACAACCCGTGACCCGCCCCAGGCGTCTGGCCCTGCCGGACGCCTGGGGCGTGGGCGTGGTGGCGACGGCCCTGCTGCTGTCGCTGCCGGTGCTGGTGGTGTTCAGCTTCATCTTCTATCCGGCCGGCGACGTCTGGCGCCACCTGGCCGAGACGGTGCTCGCCGACTACGTCGTCAACTCGCTGCTGCTGATGGTCGGCGTGGCCATCGGCACGCTGACGATGGGCATCAGCACGGCTTGGCTCACCAGCATGTGCGAGTTCCCGGGGCGACGCTTCTTCGAATGGGCGCTACTGCTGCCCATGGCCGTGCCGGCCTACATCATCGCCTACACCTACACGGGCATGCTCGGCTTCGAGGGCCCGATACAGGATGCCCTGCGCGAGGCCTTCGGCTGGGGTTATGGCGACTACTGGTTCCCCGAGATCCGCTCGCTGGGCGGGGCCATCGCCATGCTCTCGCTGGTGCTCTATCCCTATGTCTACCTGCTGGCGCGCGCGGGCTTTCTCGAGCAGTCGGTCTGCGTCCTGGAGGTGAGCCGCACCCTGGGCCTCGGCCCCTGGGCGAGCTTCTTCCGCGTGGCCCTGCCGCTGGCCCGCCCCGCCATCATCACCGGCCTGTCGCTGGCCCTGATGGAGACCCTGGCCGACTACGGCACGGTGCAGTACTTCGGCGTGAGCACCTTCACCACGGGCATCTTCCGCACCTGGTTCGGCCTGGGCGACAGCGCCGCCGCCGCCCAGCTCTCGGCCCTACTGATGGGCTTCGTCTTCCTGCTCATCGTGCTGGAGCGCTGGTCACGGCGCCGTGCCCGTTTCCACCACACCAGCAACCGCTACCTGCAGCTGCCCCGCCATCGCCTCAGCGGCACGCGACTCGCGCTGGCCCTGCTGGCCTGCCTGCTGCCCCTGTTGCTGGGCTTCGTGGTGCCCGCGGGCCAGCTCGCCGTCTGGGCCTGGCAGACCGCCGGGACCATGGTGGATGCGGACTTCATCGCGCTGACCTGGAACAGCCTGATGCTCGCGAGCCTCGCGGCCCTGATCGCCGTGGGGCTCGCCCTGCTCATGGGCTATGGCAAGCGCCTGCGCCCCACGCCGCTGATGGTCGCCTCGGTGCGCGTCGCCGCCATGGGCTATGCCGTGCCCGGCACGGTCATCGCCGTGGGGGTGATGCTGCCCTTCGCCTGGACGGACAATGCCATCGATGCCTGGATGCGCGCCCAGTTCGGCATCTCCACCGGTTTGATCCTGAGCGGCACCCTGGTCGCGCTGCTGTTCGCCTACACCGTGCGCTTCCTGGCCGTGTCCATCCAGACGGTGGAGGCGGGCCTGGGCAAGATCCGCCCCACCATGGACGACGCCGCCCGCTCGCTGGGCATGCCGCCGCGCCAGGTACTGCGCAAGATCCACATGCCGATCATGCGCGGCACGCTGCTCACGGCGATACTGCTGGTATTCGTCGATGTCTTGAAAGAGCTGCCGGCGACGTTGATACTGCGGCCCTTCAACTTCAACACCCTGGCGGTGCGCACCTTCGAGCTGGCCTCCGACGAGCGGCTGGCCGACGCCTCCACGGCGGCGCTCGCCATCGTCGTGGCGGGGATCGTCCCGGTGATCATCCTCAGCCGTTCCATCAGTCGATCGAGACCGGGCCATGAGCACGCTGCTTGA
- a CDS encoding Fe(3+) ABC transporter substrate-binding protein: MRSRFLMLAGLLALGLFGAAAQAAEEVNLYSARKEELIKPLLERFTKETGIEVNLVTGKADALLQRLQSEGRNTPADLLLTTDAGRLHRAREAGVLQPITSTVLENAIPASYRDPDGYWYGLSLRARPIMYVKGKVDPAELSTYEALADPKWKGRICIRSSSNIYNQSLVASMIASNGVKTTESWARDFVANFAQPPRGGDRDQISAAAAGRCDIAIANTYYLAMMLNGSDATQREAAEKVGVFWPNQADRGTHVNVSGAGVTAASRNKANAIKLLEFMSKAESQRWYAETNHEYPVLEGVAWSDTLEDWGQFMADAVNMGRLGELNAEALMLMDRAGWK, encoded by the coding sequence ATGCGTAGTCGTTTTCTGATGCTGGCCGGTCTGCTGGCCCTGGGCCTGTTTGGCGCCGCCGCCCAGGCGGCCGAAGAGGTCAACCTGTACTCCGCGCGCAAGGAAGAGCTCATCAAGCCCCTGCTGGAACGCTTCACCAAGGAAACCGGCATCGAGGTCAACCTGGTCACCGGCAAGGCCGATGCCCTGCTGCAGCGCCTGCAGTCCGAGGGCCGCAACACCCCGGCCGACCTGCTGCTGACCACCGATGCGGGCCGCCTGCACCGCGCCAGAGAGGCCGGCGTGCTGCAGCCGATCACATCGACCGTGCTCGAGAACGCCATCCCCGCCAGCTACCGCGACCCGGATGGCTACTGGTATGGCCTGTCGCTGCGTGCCCGACCCATCATGTACGTGAAGGGCAAGGTCGACCCCGCCGAACTCTCCACCTACGAGGCCCTGGCCGACCCGAAGTGGAAGGGCCGCATCTGCATCCGCTCCTCCAGCAACATCTATAACCAGTCGCTGGTCGCCTCGATGATCGCGAGCAACGGCGTCAAGACCACCGAGTCCTGGGCCCGCGACTTCGTCGCCAACTTCGCCCAGCCACCGCGCGGGGGTGACCGCGACCAGATCAGTGCCGCCGCGGCCGGTCGCTGCGACATCGCCATCGCCAACACCTACTACCTGGCCATGATGCTCAACGGCTCGGATGCCACCCAGCGTGAGGCCGCGGAGAAGGTCGGCGTGTTCTGGCCCAACCAGGCAGACCGCGGTACGCACGTCAACGTGAGCGGCGCCGGCGTGACGGCCGCATCCCGCAACAAGGCCAACGCCATCAAACTGCTGGAGTTCATGAGCAAGGCCGAGTCCCAGCGCTGGTATGCCGAGACCAACCACGAATATCCGGTGCTGGAAGGCGTGGCCTGGAGCGATACGCTGGAAGACTGGGGTCAGTTCATGGCCGACGCCGTCAACATGGGCAGGCTCGGCGAGCTGAATGCCGAGGCACTGATGCTGATGGATCGTGCCGGCTGGAAATGA
- a CDS encoding sigma-70 family RNA polymerase sigma factor: MKVLEHICATRTFKKKLEASRTRLYRMALAWCGDPMLADDLVQDTLIKAMQKSHQLRDGNKLEHWLSAILSNTWREHLRRQKPGVEIDDEMFVCENCPEVEMTSQEIVNRVRRAVGKLPIGQREVLTLVDLEGFAYAETAEILDIPVGTVMSRLCRARRALTGFLTDLYMPAAAATEAGRPHLRRVK, from the coding sequence ATGAAAGTACTCGAGCACATCTGTGCGACGCGCACGTTCAAGAAGAAACTGGAGGCCAGTCGAACGCGGCTGTACCGCATGGCCCTGGCCTGGTGTGGCGACCCCATGCTGGCCGACGACCTGGTACAGGACACCCTGATCAAGGCCATGCAGAAGAGCCACCAGCTGCGTGATGGCAACAAGCTCGAGCACTGGCTCAGCGCCATCCTCAGCAACACCTGGCGGGAACACCTGCGCCGGCAGAAGCCCGGGGTGGAGATCGACGACGAGATGTTCGTCTGCGAGAATTGCCCCGAAGTCGAGATGACCAGCCAGGAGATCGTCAACCGTGTACGCCGCGCCGTGGGCAAACTGCCCATTGGCCAGCGCGAGGTGCTCACACTGGTGGATCTCGAAGGCTTTGCCTACGCCGAGACGGCCGAGATACTCGACATCCCGGTTGGGACGGTGATGAGCCGCCTGTGTCGGGCCCGTCGCGCCCTGACCGGGTTTCTCACCGATCTGTACATGCCTGCAGCCGCCGCCACCGAGGCGGGCAGACCTCATCTGAGGAGGGTTAAATGA